A stretch of the Amia ocellicauda isolate fAmiCal2 chromosome 10, fAmiCal2.hap1, whole genome shotgun sequence genome encodes the following:
- the arr3b gene encoding arrestin 3b, retinal (X-arrestin) encodes MSAKVFKKTSPNGKLSLYLGKRDYVDHIDNVDSVDGVVLVDPEYLGDRKAYVVMACAFRYGRDDLDVIGLSFRKDIYLATIQVFPPEAGEKPPNTHMQNQLLKKLGPNAHAFHFKIPTNLPCSVTLQPGPDDVGKACGVDFEVKGFCAENLEEKIHKRNSVRLIIRKVQFAPVNTGTVLKADTTRQFMMSDKPLRLEASMTKEVHYHGEAIGVTIKINNETNKIVKKVKVTIEQLTDVVLYSLDKYTKIVLNEEFADTVNGNSTFEKTYNVTPLLTNNREKRGLALDGKLKHEDTNLASTTLLRPGLDKEVLGILVSYKLKVNLMVSRGGILGDLTASDVGVELPLTLMHPKPVGECPSQEDIVIEEFARQKLKGEKDDEEEQEEKE; translated from the exons ATGAGCGCAAA GGTCTTTAAGAAAACTAGCCCCAATGGCAAG CTCTCCCTATACCTGGGGAAGAGAGATTACGTGGACCATATTGACAATGTGGATTCAGTGG ATGGGGTTGTCCTGGTGGATCCAGAATATCTTGGAGACAGGAAAG CCTATGTAGTGATGGCCTGTGCTTTCCGCTATGGACGAGATGACCTTGATGTGATCGGGCTGTCATTCAGGAAGGACATCTACTTGGCAACCATACAGGTGTTCCCCCCTGAGGCTGGAGAGAAGCCCCCTAACACCCACATGCAGAACCAGCTTCTGAAGAAACTGGGTCCGAATGCCCATGCCTTCCATTTTAAG aTTCCCACCAACCTGCCCTGCTCTGTCACCCTGCAGCCTGGGCCTGATGATGTTGGCAAG GCCTGTGGGGTCGACTTTGAGGTTAAGGGATTCTGCGCAGAGAACCTGGAAGAGAAAATCCACAAGAG GAACTCTGTGCGGTTGATCATCCGCAAGGTGCAGTTTGCGCCTGTTAACACCGGCACAGTCCTCAAGGCTGACACAACCAGGCAGTTCATGATGTCCGACAAGCCCCTGCGTCTGGAGGCTTCTATGACCAAAGAG GTCCATTACCACGGCGAAGCCATTGGAGTGACCATAAAAATCAATAACGAGACCAACAAGATTGTGAAGAAAGTGAAAGTGACCA TTGAACAGCTCACAGATGTGGTGCTGTACTCTTTGGATAAATACACCAAGATTGTGCTCAATGAGGAGTTTGC GGATACTGTGAATGGGAACTCCACCTTTGAAAAGACATACAATGTCACCCCCTTACTCACTAACAACCGAGAGAAGCGTGGCCTGGCGCTGGATGGCAAGCTGAAGCACGAAGATACCAACCTAGCTTCCACTACCCT gctgcGGCCAGGGTTGGATAAGGAAGTTCTTGGAATCCTGGTCTCCTACAAATTGAAGGTCAACCTCATGGTGTCCCGGGGAGG CATCTTGGGAGACCTTACAGCCAG TGATGTTGGTGTGGAGTTGCCCTTAACTCTGATGCACCCCAAACCCGTTGGTGAGTGTCCCAG TCAAGAGGATATTGTGATCGAGGAGTTCGCCCGGCAGAAGCTGAAGGGGGAGAAGGATgatgaggaggaacaggaggaaaaGGAATAG